A region of Vitis riparia cultivar Riparia Gloire de Montpellier isolate 1030 chromosome 12, EGFV_Vit.rip_1.0, whole genome shotgun sequence DNA encodes the following proteins:
- the LOC117926586 gene encoding uncharacterized protein LOC117926586 — translation MSFVEDSDLQIWNNAAFDSGDFEDSSGIKAPWTPLKNIFTNVSESIDSDQGKENIIPVIVKQSAVSVKSSVPMNPLQAKSATVKSQGKSVKVLEEEEVRDEGKIDAEIEEIRLEISRLSSRLDELCLEKVKRSAKIVEKRGRIVAAKFMEQKQSVKGGDGVKTEESSSVRTKVHRRGVSLGPSEIVAGVRRGMSLGPSEIAAGGRLRHLGKPEVTPISTQSRRKSCFWKLEDIDEGKVTKERGKSMTVSPKNRKIISKTQASKQAATTIASKRPVKKELGFVSSIQPKKLFTDGEKSAKKPLKNGRVVASRYSLIGNQSTGGCSSSLRKRSLPENEDNGKRCDKRRNSSLEKPGGIFQENGENLDKGRVKKKWEIPSEVVVVHKSLENDESPPSPRSITKMPDILPMIRTDRCINESPRNSGPAKRVAELIGRKSYFCADEDGEDHSVSLSLDFAEACIEEKISCK, via the coding sequence TCGACAGCGGGGATTTTGAAGACTCTTCTGGTATCAAAgcgccttggactcctctcaagAACATATTCACTAATGTCTCTGAATCGATCGATTCTGATCAGGGAAAAGAGAATATCATCCCTGTGATTGTGAAGCAATCTGCTGTTTCTGTTAAATCTTCGGTACCCATGAATCCCCTTCAGGCCAAGAGCGCAACTGTGAAGTCCCAGGGGAAGTCGGTGAAGGTTCTTGAAGAGGAAGAAGTGAGAGATGAGGGAAAGATCGATGCGGAGATTGAGGAGATTAGGTTAGAGATTAGCAGATTGTCGTCGAGGCTCGATGAGCTTTGTCTCGAAAAAGTGAAAAGGAGTGCGAAAATCGTGGAGAAGCGTGGGAGAATTGTGGCCGCCAAGTTCATGGAGCAGAAACAGAGTGTGAAGGGGGGTGACGGAGTGAAGACTGAAGAATCTTCCAGTGTAAGAACAAAGGTTCATCGAAGAGGAGTTAGTCTGGGTCCATCGGAGATTGTCGCCGGAGTTCGCAGAGGTATGAGTCTTGGCCCGTCGGAGATTGCCGCCGGAGGCAGGCTCCGGCACCTGGGTAAGCCTGAAGTGACCCCtatctcgacccagagtcgcaGGAAATCTTGCTTTTGGAAGCTTGAAGATATCGATGAAGGGAAGGTGACAAAAGAAAGGGGAAAGAGCATGACTGTGAGTCCAAAAAATCGGAAAATCATTTCCAAGACTCAGGCTTCCAAACAAGCCGCGACCACCATAGCATCCAAAAGGCCTGTGAAGAAAGAACTGGGGTTTGTCTCATCAATTCAGCCAAAAAAGCTTTTCACGGACGGAGAGAAGTCAGCAAAGAAGCCATTAAAGAACGGCAGAGTCGTGGCAAGCCGGTACAGTCTGATAGGGAACCAGTCTACTGGGGGATGCTCCTCCTCATTGAGGAAGAGATCTTTACCAGAAAATGAAGACAACGGTAAGAGATGTGACAAGAGGCGCAACTCATCGCTGGAAAAACCTGGTGGAATTTTCCAGGAAAATGGAGAGAATTTGGATAAGGGGAGAGTGAAAAAGAAGTGGGAGATTCCAAGTGAGGTGGTGGTGGTTCACAAGAGCCTGGAGAATGACGAGTCTCCACCATCTCCACGATCAATCACAAAGATGCCCGATATACTTCCAATGATCAGGACTGACCGGTGTATTAACGAGAGTCCCCGAAATTCAGGACCTGCAAAGAGGGTGGCTGAGTTGATTGGAAGAAAATCATACTTCTGCGCAGATGAAGATGGAGAGGATCATTCGGTTTCCCTGAGTTTGGATTTTGCAGAAGCCtgtattgaagaaaaaataagctGCAAATAA